One part of the Janthinobacterium sp. 17J80-10 genome encodes these proteins:
- the murI gene encoding glutamate racemase, producing MLAPIGVFDSGIGGLSVLRHICAHLPEENLLYFADSGFAPYGGKPEEVIVARSLGIAAFLLEQGAKALVVACNTATAASIKALRERYPTLAVVGVEPGLKPAAAISKSRKIGVLATERTLASEKFRQLREYTSAATDVQFLSQACKGLADQVEKGELHSPATMALLNQYVTPLLQQGADTLVLGCTHYPFVRPAIESLIKQVSPGPVEIIDTGAAVARQLGRLLNQHGLRRQDAATGTLHAYTTGSQTTLAQAFETLLHLRPEVLAIQSPEGV from the coding sequence ATGCTTGCCCCAATCGGCGTTTTCGATTCCGGCATCGGCGGCCTGTCGGTGTTGCGCCATATCTGCGCGCATCTGCCCGAAGAAAACCTGCTGTATTTCGCCGACTCCGGCTTTGCTCCCTATGGTGGCAAGCCGGAAGAAGTGATTGTGGCGCGTTCTCTGGGCATCGCCGCCTTCCTGCTGGAACAAGGCGCCAAGGCGCTGGTGGTAGCCTGCAATACCGCCACGGCCGCCTCGATCAAGGCGCTGCGCGAGCGCTATCCCACGCTGGCGGTCGTAGGCGTCGAGCCGGGATTGAAACCTGCCGCTGCCATCAGCAAGAGTCGAAAGATTGGCGTATTGGCAACCGAGCGCACGCTGGCCAGTGAAAAATTCCGCCAATTGCGTGAATACACCAGCGCCGCCACCGATGTGCAATTCCTGTCCCAGGCTTGCAAGGGCCTGGCCGACCAGGTCGAAAAAGGCGAGTTGCATTCCCCAGCGACGATGGCCCTGCTGAACCAGTATGTCACGCCGCTGCTGCAGCAAGGCGCCGACACCCTGGTACTTGGTTGCACCCACTACCCCTTCGTCCGTCCCGCCATCGAAAGCCTGATAAAGCAAGTCTCGCCGGGGCCGGTCGAGATCATCGACACCGGCGCGGCGGTGGCACGCCAACTGGGCCGGCTGCTGAACCAGCATGGCCTGCGGCGCCAGGATGCGGCTACGGGAACATTGCACGCCTATACCACCGGTAGCCAGACCACGCTGGCCCAGGCATTCGAAACGCTTCTGCACCTGCGTCCGGAAGTACTGGCAATCCAGTCTCCGGAAGGTGTCTGA
- a CDS encoding fumarate hydratase: MTIIKQEDLIESVAAALQYISYYHPADYIQHLARAYQSEQSPAAKDAIAQILTNSKMCAEGHRPICQDTGIVNVFLKIGMEVRFEGFKGSITDAVNEGVRRGYANSDNVLRASVVADPLFDRKNTKDNTPAVIHMEVVPGNTVDVQVAAKGGGSENKSKFVMLNPSDSVVDWVLKTVPTMGAGWCPPGMLGIGIGGTAEKAMLMAKESLMDHIDMYELLQRGPQNKLEELRIELYEKVNALGIGAQGLGGLTTVLDIKINMYPTHAASKPVAMIPNCAATRHAHFVLDGSGPAYIDPPSLSDWPDVQWLPDTEKSKRIDLDTLTREEVASWKPGQTLLLNGKMLTGRDAAHKRIADMLAKGESLPVDFTNRVIYYVGPVDPVRDEVVGPAGPTTATRMDKFTDMMLEKTGLISMIGKAERGPVAIESIKNHKSAYLMAVGGSAYLVSKAIKSAKVVGFADLGMEAIYEFEVKDMPVTVAVDSNGISVHNTGPKEWQERIASAKLIDIPVIPA, encoded by the coding sequence ATGACTATCATCAAGCAAGAAGACCTCATCGAATCGGTTGCCGCTGCCCTGCAGTACATCAGCTACTACCACCCTGCCGACTACATCCAGCATCTGGCACGCGCCTACCAGAGCGAGCAAAGCCCTGCCGCAAAGGATGCGATCGCACAAATTCTCACCAACTCGAAAATGTGCGCCGAAGGCCACCGACCAATTTGCCAGGATACCGGCATCGTCAATGTCTTCCTGAAGATCGGCATGGAAGTGCGTTTCGAAGGCTTCAAGGGCTCGATCACCGATGCCGTCAATGAAGGCGTGCGCCGCGGCTATGCCAACTCGGACAATGTGCTGCGCGCTTCCGTCGTGGCCGACCCCCTGTTCGACCGCAAAAATACCAAGGACAACACGCCGGCCGTGATCCACATGGAAGTCGTGCCGGGCAACACCGTCGACGTGCAAGTTGCCGCCAAGGGCGGCGGTTCGGAAAACAAATCCAAGTTCGTCATGCTGAACCCCTCCGACTCCGTGGTCGACTGGGTCCTGAAGACCGTGCCAACCATGGGCGCCGGCTGGTGCCCGCCCGGCATGCTGGGCATCGGCATCGGCGGCACCGCCGAAAAGGCCATGCTGATGGCCAAGGAATCGCTGATGGACCACATCGACATGTATGAGCTGCTGCAGCGCGGCCCGCAAAACAAGCTCGAGGAATTGCGCATCGAGCTGTATGAAAAGGTCAATGCACTGGGTATTGGCGCTCAGGGCCTGGGTGGCCTGACCACCGTGCTGGACATCAAGATCAACATGTACCCGACCCATGCGGCGTCCAAGCCGGTCGCCATGATTCCGAACTGCGCGGCGACCCGCCACGCCCACTTCGTGCTCGATGGCTCCGGCCCCGCCTATATCGATCCGCCGTCGCTGTCCGACTGGCCGGATGTGCAATGGCTGCCGGACACCGAAAAGTCCAAGCGCATCGACCTCGACACCCTGACCCGCGAAGAAGTCGCTTCGTGGAAGCCCGGCCAGACCCTGCTCTTGAACGGCAAGATGCTGACCGGCCGCGACGCCGCCCACAAGCGCATTGCCGACATGCTGGCCAAGGGCGAATCCCTGCCGGTGGACTTCACCAACCGCGTGATCTACTACGTCGGCCCGGTCGATCCGGTGCGCGACGAAGTGGTGGGCCCGGCGGGTCCGACCACGGCCACCCGCATGGACAAGTTCACCGACATGATGCTGGAAAAAACCGGCCTGATCTCGATGATCGGCAAGGCCGAGCGCGGCCCGGTCGCCATCGAATCGATCAAGAACCACAAGTCAGCCTACCTGATGGCAGTCGGCGGCTCGGCCTACCTGGTCTCCAAGGCCATTAAGAGCGCCAAGGTCGTCGGCTTTGCGGACCTGGGCATGGAAGCGATCTACGAGTTCGAGGTCAAGGACATGCCGGTGACGGTTGCCGTCGACTCCAACGGCATCTCGGTGCACAACACCGGGCCGAAGGAATGGCAGGAGCGCATAGCCTCCGCCAAGCTCATCGACATCCCCGTGATCCCGGCCTAA